The nucleotide sequence CACATTGGTTACATTGGCTTTCCTTACAGCATGGCTGCCTTGGGGCTTTTTATACAGTGGCTGGAGCTCCAATACATTGATTAATGCAGCAAACAAGGCAGCAGTTGGGGCTAGTTGGCCACCTCTCTCTCCATGTAATCTCAAAGCTTCTCTGTGTGGTTTCTCTTCATTTGGCTTCCTCACATCAAGGCTGCCACCATCTTTGCATGGCAGTTGAAGAGTTCAGGAGCAAGTAGTCCAGCAAACAGGGTGGCAGCTGCATGGTCTCTTATGACCTAGCCTTGGAATTCACAGCCTGTCATGTCGTCTATGTTTTATTGATCGAAATAATCACAAAAGTCCATCTGGTTTCATTGGAGAGGAGGTATCGACCCTCACCGATTGGTCTTAAAGAATGTGCAcatgtagttttattttatttttcacattaaaaaaaataagtttattattattaagccTTAgatatgcgtgctcagtcgctttagttgtgtttgactctttgcgaccctatggactgtgtagcccgccaggctcctctgtccatgggcttctccaagcaagaatactggagtgggttgccatttcctaccccagggaagattttttttttaaatgtggaccattttttaaaaagtctttattgaatttgttacaatatttcttctgttttatgtgttggtCTTTTGGcaatgaggcatgtggaatcttagctcctccATCGGAGATTTAAATGGCATCCTCTGCGTtgaaaggtggagtcttaaccaccagaccgccagggaaatccctgcagGTGTATTTTTAAATCATCACGTGTTTGCAAATGGATGGAGCAGAGGCTTTTTGAACAAAAGGCTTGGAACACAACCACACTGATCAGAGACTAGATTACCTGTGAAGAGTCAAGGAGAGAAGTGGTCTGGGCTTCTGCTCCTAGCAGTCTGGTGGACTAGATCCTCTGCAGGGTCTTTCTGTTACAAACAGTGGCATGCTCAGAGGGTGGGCGTGAGAGGAACAAGAATGGTAGGAGTGGTCTGCTCCGGTGGAGAGAGGTATTTATCACTACCACTGTTTAGAAATGCTGGTATATGATGATAATAAAAAGCAGACCGACTTTCAgttggttttattgtttttaactgCTCTGCAGGCAATACACTCTAATCTTTTAGCCTGCTTCCAGGATGGATTgctcccaccccccatcccccttGGTTCCACTGTTTACAGATGAACTAGATGCTGTACAAAAGTTTCCCCATGATTTTGGGAGCTTGAGGGAGATTTCCAAGGGTCCCCAAAGAAAACTAAAGTGTGAGCAGAAATCAGAAGATCAGTGAGTAAACATGTAACGCACAGTGGCCCTGAGAGCAAATACTTATAACAGCCTGCTTTAagggacttcctcggtggtctTATGTCTAAGacctcaccttccagtgcaggaggtgtgggttcgatccctggtcagggaactaagatcccacatgcttctcagtgtgggcaaaaaaaaaaaaaaaaaaaaaagcctgctttAAGTGACTAGATCTTGGGTCCACAGCATGGTTGGAGAATTGACTCTTTAACCCCTATGTAAGTCAGGGATCTTGGAAGGAAACTGAAATGATCCCAGGTTGGTAGAACCCCTGGCTCTCAgtagtttgttgttcagttgctaagtcctgtctgactgtgtgtgaccccatggactgcagcacaccaggcttccctgtccttcactctttcccagagtttgctcaaactcatgaccattgagttgatgatgccatccaaccatctcatcctgtcttcctcttctcctcctgccctcaatctttcctagcatcagggtcttttccagtgagtcagctgatCTGACTTATCTGACAAAGCATAGGCCAGTTGATCTCAGTATAAGCAAAGGCAAATGCTCTCCAGGGAAAAGCCTCCAGGACTCCCACGGATGACATCAACCCCATGTGAGCTCCCAATCCAGAGCCCATGAAACGCACAAGGAAACAAGCCACCATGAGTGAGAGCAGTGGCAACAAACGACGGATGTGGGCCCACAAGGAACTCAGCTATTATAGTTAGCAGCCACAGAACATAGCGTAGTTATATGTGACATATATGAATACAGTTAGAACCCTTCAAATGAGTGGGCAACAAGAGGTTGTAAGAAATGACCAGATAGATTTGATAATGAATCATACAGAACAATCAAGAGAGCTGGAAActttcacacagagaaagacagacatcaAGTTGGGAAGGCTCAAGCTCTGAGTCTCCCCCGCCAACTTTATCTTGTTTCTACAGGGACCCCCCAAACCCTGAAAGGCTGTGCTACACCAGAGATCTGCCACCTGCAAGCGAACACCACGCTGGGCCCGGAAGGGTCTGGATTTCGTCTCATCACCAAGCCCGAATGCAGCCATGTGACTCCTACCACCCAGCCAGGTGCTTTGAACCCAGACTTCCTGAGACTCTACCCTCTTTGCCCTCTCTGGGTCCCTAATGCCCTTTCTGATCTTATGTGTTCCCAAGTATCCCCTCTCCCTACCATCAAGCTCTCAGAGAATGCAATTACTCATATGTGCGAAGGCGCGTGCTCACACACACCaccacacagatgcacacagatGCACTCACACCACCCGACACCTGGATGCAGAAAATCCCATTGGTCCACATCCACAGACCATCTGCATTTACATCACAGCACCCAAAACACGCCTGCAGAGGAGCACTACGTCAAAACGAGAACATCCTGTTGTGTAAAGGAGATTCGAGATCTAAACTCGGTTTAGAAGAAATCTGATGGTCTTTACATTTTCTTCACTTCCTGGCTTGTGAAAGAAGACGCATTTGACAACAGCCTTCTTTTGGCTTACCAAAGAACACTGACAATAGTTTTTGTCTTCCAGAAAAGAGAGATGTTAATTTAGATAGTATTTACCACGTtaacagttgtgtgtgtgtgttttttttttttgtaaaatatctatttaatttattgggctgtgccaggtcttagttgcagcatgtagggttagttccctgaccagggatgaaatccCAGGCCCCTCGGATTGGGAGAGTGGAATCTAAGCCATTGGATCAGCAGCAAAGTCCCAGCAACAGGTTTTTAAGTGACAACGGAGCAGAATTATAGACATTTCAGAGGAGCAAAGGTAATTTTCAAACCTGGATTCAGTGTCCTGGGGGCATAGAAAATACTCTTGTTAGAACCTGCACAGCAAAGACAGTCCTGTGATAAAGAAGATATGTTTGCTGAACTTGCAGGCAAAGCAGGAACATTCTCACCTTTACTATCTCAGATTACCAGCTGTTAGGCAGTTTACTTTTCAAAACTAAttagaggattaaatgaatgatGACGATGAAGAAAAAAGTGGTAGACTTGAGAGCTAAAATTTACAACGTggaaagagaaaaagggcaaACTAGGATTACTGACAACTGGGAGATGGGACATGGAATTTTTGTGGGTACAGTCCTTGTGGATATATGACACATCTGTGCAGGGACACACACACGGATGTTTGTTGGTTGTCAGATCCAAGCACATGGACTGGGAAAGAGAAaggtacaaacacacacatattaataCACACAAGtacaaaatatacacacacactgaaacacTTAGCTAACATACACATCTGTGCACCAACATGTATATCCAAGCACTCTAAACCTTGCTGGAAACACAGACTCCCTAGAGCAGCCTCCTACAcagacacatgggcttcccaggtggctcagtgtaaagaatctgcctaacaatgcaggagacgtgggtctgACTGCtcggtggggaagaccccctggagaaggaaatggcaacccactcctgtattcttgactgggcaatcccatggacagaggagcctggcgggctacagtccataggatcgcaaaatgtcaggcacgacttagagactaaacgaCCACAGCAACATAGACACCCACACACAGAGGAGCTCACAAAAGCAGACACACAAACATTCCTACCCTTCTTCAGACAATTCCAGAACACACAGAGTGCAGCACATGCATGTATAGCCGCATGACCACGTGTGCATAGAGAAACAGGCCTGGATGCTCATACACACAAACTGCCTCATCACAGAAGTGCATCCACACAGCACCGTCACACGCATATAGCTATGTGCCCAGAAACTgacacacacacgcgtgcacacacacacacgtatcctCCAGCCAGCTCatcttcctctctccccaggtCCCTACACGGCCCACAGCAAGGTTAAGGTCACCACGTGCTTCACCTGCTCAGACCTCCACCATTGCAACCCTCTCCCCTGCACTGAAGATAGGAACCACTGCCTTCAGACGGTGGGCATCACAGGTGAGTGCCCCTGGGACAGGATGGGCGAGGACGGGCAGAAGTGGGACAGAAGACATCCAAGACCTCTCCTTgccctcctgtgtctgctgcttcAACTCTAGCCATGGTAACCCTTTCCTGGCTATGAAGGACAGAGGTTGGTTGCAACAGAGGATGGGAGTTTAAAACGTGATGCTGCAAGTGTCATAGGAATTCCTGAATGGCAAAGCAGCTAAAAATATAGAAGCTTCACCAGACACaagaagataaatactgtataattccatttacttGAGGTATCTAGAGTGGTCAAAATCagggaaaaagaaagcagaatcGTGATAGATTCAattctgcaaaatgaaaaaatCTAGAGATGTATTATTACCCGACAATGTAATATAGTGAACACTATTGAACTGCACGCTTAAAACTGGCCGAGAAGGTAAACtttgtattatgtatatatatactttttaccACAATGATAAAAAAAACAGACTTCATGACTTAACAATgatttggggaattccctggcggtccagtgatctggactcagcacttccacagcagAGGGTGCTGGTAaacatgtgggttcagtccctagttgggAAATGAAGATGGCTCGTATTTGCTTCTCATGAACCCACCCTCCATATCCTTCCAGTCCTAGGCGCAACTAACTCTGTCGCTTGGAGAAATGGTTCCTGTGTAGCCTCCAAGGATTGCACACCTGCAAACTCCATCTCTGCCTTGACCTACAGCACTGGTTTCGGCTTCTGGGTCAACACCACCTGTTGCCAAGGCAACTGCCAAGAGCCCGGTCCTCTTGGTGAGCTGCCACCAGAGAGTGGTCAGATGGGAGGCCAAGGAGGTGGTGGGGTGACTTTGGAGGAGAGTTTGTCCTGGATTGAGGAGGGTAGGCACTCAATCCTCATTACCAGTCAGGTTGCCCTAAGCCACCTTGACTGCAgctccctgggaaatcccattaagGTCATCCCCCTGTAGTAGAGCCTATGAGCACATGAAGGACCCTGGAAGGTCCTGAGAGTCCTCCCGGCTGACCATCACTCTCCCCTCTACAGCCGCCCTGCCAGCCTCAAGCACCCTGAGTAAGTTCGTGTGTCCTACATATCCTGGGGGCCACTCGGGGCCCTGCAGCCCCTCCTTCTACATGCAGTGTCCCAGCAGGGAGACCGAGTGTATCCACGTAAATCTGGTGTCCGAAGTAggtaagatgtgtgtgtgtgtgtgtgtgcatgcacgtgtgcatgAGTGCGTCTGAACACACTGGTTTGGATACAGGCATGCCTGGGTTTGGGGGGCCCAGTTCCATCACTGACCCTGTGAGGCCCAAGCACCTTCATCTCCTTTagcctcatttttctcttctgataaGTGGGGATGCTAGAAGCATAcctgctgggagccagcacagGACCCCGGTACATACCTCACAGGGTTTGATGAGGATGAGATGAGTTCATGAGAAAGGTGATGGAGTAGAGGGCAGAAAGCAGGACTCTGGGGCCAGgctgcttgggttcaaatcctagcccTTATGAGCTGGGTGACTCTGGGTAGGGGACTTTCTTtgtctgtgcctcaatttccccatctgagAAAGAGGATAATCAAAGTCTCTTATCtgttatgaatattaaataagataatcCATGAAGCTTCTAGATGTGTGCTGTCCAAAAGAAATACAATGTCCacatatgcaaattaaaattttttactagCCTTTTGCAAAAGgtaaaaggtgaaattcattgaataatatattttcctctggcttctttttttaactttaaattgatttattttttaattgaagggtaattgctttacagaattgtgttggtttccaccaaatgaataatatatttttaacccAACTTATCCAACAGTTATCACTTCAACATGCAAATGACATAAGAAATGATAAATGAGAAAtcttacattcatttttttcctactaagtctttgaaatctcaCATGGGTTTTACACTCATAGCCCATCCCAGTTCAAACCAACCACATGGCAGGGGCTCAAGAGCCACATACAGCTAGCGGCTACTGTACTGAAGAGCATAATTCTAGAACATAGTAAGGGCTATGTATGGCATGTCAGCAAATCTAAGGTGATGGGAAGACAGGAAGACAGCTGTCTTCCAAAGTATtcaaaaatatgtgtatgtactcagaggtaaagaatctgcctgctaagacagaagactcaggttccatccctgggttgggaagattccctggagatggaaatggcaacccactccagcgttcttgcctgggaaatcctatggacagaggagcctggtgggctacagtccatggggttgcaaagagtacaacacaactgagtgactaaatggtgtgtgtgtgtgtgtgtgtgtgtgtgtgtgtgtgtgtgtgtgtgtgtctgttggggAATAGGGATTTGCATCTTGGAATTGATGACATTCAGTGTTagtggttcggagaaggcaatggcaacccactccagtactcttgcctggaaaatcacatgggcagaggagcctgatgggctgcagtccatggggtcactaagagtcggacacgactgagcgacctccctttcacttttcactgtcatgcattggagaaggaaatggcaacccactccagtgttcttgcctggaggatcccagggacgggggagcctggtgggctgccgtctatggggtcgcacagagtcagatacgactgaagcgacttagcagtggcagccgCAGCAGTGTTAGTGGTTATCATTGTTAAATGTGAATAAGGCTCAGGTGGACAGAATAGCTCTTTAATCGATCACTGTCCAGGGAAGAGATGAACTGGGGAAGTTAGTTTTTTGTGCACAATGGGGTAAGTGTGTGGGTGTTTCTGGAGAAGGGGTGATATGTCAGTGAGCAGGAAGcctgggtgtgtttgtgtggttTGTTCTCTGGTCTCTTGGGCTTCATATGGACTGGgattgaggtgtgtgtgtgtgtgtacatgtgtggatGGGTGTGCATGACGGTGGGTGTGGGACCATGACTCACAAACTTGGCTCTTTGAGAAAGTGTACTCCAGTTCAGGGCAAGATGACATAAACTCAGACTGTGCTGTGAGGCTTACATTTCTTCTTAACTTTTGTATTATGGAGAAATTCCAAGGCAAATATAAGAGTAAACGGTTTAATAAGCCCTGTGGATCACCCAACTGTGATCATTACCTACTCATGTCCGATCCTGCTTCATCTCTATCCAGGCCCCATGTTATTTTGAATACATGCAGATATCCTACTACTCAACCATCAGCATTTCCACATATGGCTAAAAGATAAGGACCTAAAAATAACACCAACAGTTGTAGTTAAGTATTTTCCTGCTGGTGTGTACCTactgctcagtcaagtccaactctgtgcaaccctatggaccacagtcctccaggctcctccatccatgggattctccaggccagaatactggagtgggtcaccatttcctcctccaggggatcctcccgacccagggatcaaaccctcatctcttgcctCTACAGGTGCCttgacaggtggtttctttaccactagcgctacctgggaagccagactatttcactttcaaatttctCACAAGTCCTTAATAAACTGGTTACTCTGGCATATTTACGTTTTTATATAAATACGTCACATCCTGTCATACTAATCATATAGGGCTGTGAGGAGCTTAGGAAATAATTGGGAAACTGGTTGGAGGGATGTGTGAAGCCGAGTGGCCTCCAGGtgtcataatttttattaatattgaatACAACTGAAAGAACACTTGTAACACATGAGTAACACACAAAGATTAAGGAAAGGAACGGTGGTGACCAGTTCCAGATCAAGGCTCAGAACACTGCGGGTAAGTTTTCCTGGAGGGCACAGATGGGCTTGAGGGCCGGCCATTCCCTCCGAGGCTGGCGCGCTCTGTGCTCCCGTTTCCACGTGACAGAGCCTTTTAGGAAGGCAACCCCGCGAGGCTGGAGGGAGTTTCCGGGCAGTCTGTTGCATTGGAGGAACTCCGGGAGTCTGGAGACAGCGACGCGGCGCTGATACCAGTGGCGAAGTGCGTGCGCCAGGCGCGCGCCCTCGCGGGGCGCAGCCTCACGTCCCCGTCCCCACCCTCGTCTCCGCAGGCGGCCGGAACCTGAGCGTGCGCGGCTGCGGCACCCGCGACCTGTGCCAGGAAGAGGGTTTCCCGGTGCTCCCGGGCCACCGGCTGGCCGGCCGGCCCGTCTGCAACGCCAGGCAACGCGCCATCCTGGATCCCAAGTGCCACTCGGGCGCAGCGCTTGGCCTCCGCCTCGCCCTGCCGGTGCTGACCGTCGCGCTGGGCACCGCGACCCTCTCCTGAGCCACCCCACCTGCACCCCCGACCCCCTCCTCTAAGCCTCCCTGCTTGTTCCGCCAGATGGTGCCCCTCTACTAGGGCATTTCTAGGGGTTTGGAAGCTTCCGGTGAGAAAGTAAAAAAGGCAGGGGTGAGCCTCCTCCCTCAGACTAAGAGATTCCCCAAAGCTAATCCTCTTTCGGACTAGGGCTTCCTCAAGTCTGGTCCCCTTTCTCACCAAGGGCCTCAAAGGCTATGCCTCCTTCCTTAGACTAGGCTGTTTTTCCTCCTCAGATGAGAGATGCTTCCATGGTTACACATTCTTCTTCCTACTGGGGGGCCCAAAGACTGAATAACATCCTTCCTCAAAACTAGGAGGTTCCCAATACCTGGCTACTCACTCAAGACTGTATCTCTTCTCAAGAACATTAGAGAATagctcctccttctctttccctcttcaggGTCTAGCAAAGTCCTGGCAGCCAACCTGGGGCTTGAGGACAAAATACACCCCCTCCTCAGGCTTTCAGAGCAGCGCATTCCACCCCCACCATGGGCCGTCTTCAGTCCCGGCACAGTCTCTCAgctgtgctgttgttcagttgctaagtcgtgtccaattctttgcaactccatggacttcagcatgccaggctcccctgtcctccaccatctcctagagtttgctcaaatcccttccaataaacattcagagtggatttcctttaggactgactggtttgatccttgctgTCACCAAAGCTGAATGAATCGAATTGCACAGTGCCTAGTGGTTTGGACTTCCTTTTACTGACACTGCAGCCTCAAGTGGGCCCCCCGATGTGGTCTCTATACCCTGGGGATTCAGATGACAAGGTCTGGGAGCCTTGAGATCACATGCTCAATGTGGAGTCAGCATCATTTTAGAGCAAGCTTTGGATCCAAAGGACGGAGCAGAGAGGTATAATAAAATCGAGGCGCTCACTGCAGGCAGAATTCCAGGAACATTTGCTCACAGCTGAAAGTAATAGAAAGTCCAATGAGAAGAACGAAAACGATTCATTTAACAAAAATGTATTGATCACTATATACATCAAGCACAGTTGTAGACATGGGGGACATTGAGTAAACAAAATCTCCTGCTCTCAGGAAGTTCATGTTTTATGGGAGAGGAAGATAATAAACCTCtcatctgggtttccctggtggctcagatggtaaagaatccacctgcaagacaggagacccggattcgatccttgggtcgggaagatcccctggagaagaaaatctcaacccactccagtattcctgcctgaaaaatcccatggacagaggatcctggtgatctacagtccatggagtcgcaaagactgaggtactaacacttcacttcatgatATTCCAGACCGTAATGAGTAATCTGGAGAACACAGTTTGGGAAGAGAAGTGGGGATGCTGCCAAAGGGGTGCACTTTCTAAAaaattgcatttatattttatatttattattgatttggcCATGCAGGGTCTTAGTGGCGGCgcacaggatcttcagtcttccttgGAGCACACAGGTTCTTTTCGTTGCAGCATATTAACTCATAGTTGCAgtatttgggatctagttccctgactagggaacccaggccccctgcaatgggagctcggaatcttagccactgaaccaccagggaagttctggggTGCACTTTTATGCAGGGAGGATTTAGAGCGTCATCTGAATAAAGACCTGAAAGGGGCTGACAGAGAGGGCCATGCAGAGGTCTGGAGAGCGAGTGGGAGGAATTCCAGTAGAAGGAACGGCAAACAAAGATGCTAGAGTAGGAGCAGTTGtggttcagttgccaagttgtgtctgactctgcgaccccatggactgtagcacgccaggcccccctgtccctcaccatctcccagagtttgcccaagtcatgtccattgaatctgtgatgccatccaaccatctcatcctctgtcacccccttcttctcctgccctcagtctttcccagcatcagggtgtttttccaatgagtcggctcttcgcatcaggtggccaaagtatgggaccttcagcttcagcatcagtccttccaatgagtattcagggttgatttcctttaggactgactggtttgatctccttgctgtccaagggattctcaagagcagTAAGGAATACCTAATATAATACAACATAACAAAGAATGGAGATGGAGATACCCAGGGGCCATTAATTCAGCAGTTCCTAGAAGTCACTGGGGACCTACCTTGCTGCCCTGCTGTCCTCAGTATGTTGGTGTTTGCACAATGATGGCCAGAGCTCCATCATCATTTCCTCGTACAACCACATCCAAAGCTGGAAGAGGGGGCTTCCCATCTCTGTCTTGTCAGGAACCCCATCATCAAGCAGACTCTGTCATGTCCCATCAGCCGATCTGTGGCAAGGTGATGGATTATCTCAACTGACTTTGCCTAATCAagattcaagggcttcccaggtggttcagtgataaagaatcctcctgccaacacaggagacctgggttcgatccctgggtcaggaagatcctctggagaaggaaatggcaacccactccagtattcttgcctaggaaatcccatggacagaggaatctggcgggctagagtccatggggttgcaaagagttggacatgacttagcttgAATGACAACAATCTCTAAATTGACAGAGGCAAATAAATGATTGAAAGATATAAAAAGTCATCAGAAGGCTCTTCACCCCCTTCACCCCACTGCActcatttcctctttccctctggcTCCTACCCCGTCTCCTTCATACCCTCCTCTTCCTCATTCTAACCCTCTCACTGAATTTCCCCTTTTCTCTGGCTCTCCAGCTGCCACTTCCTGTCTTGATACATGGTTTCTCCTAGAGTTGACAAGGCTCTGGGATTTCCTGGTAAATGCTACAGTATACCCTTAAATAGCTAAGgggaaacaaaaattaataagaaaacctTGCCAAATTCCGGTAAATATTGGAGCTATACTATCTACTTTAAATCCCACATAGAACCTGTAGACAGGATCCTTAAAAAATCTGGCAGGAGCCAACAAAAGGTGAAAATTCTTACCCAAATCAGTTCTTCCGCATCTCCATCTGTAGTGGCCAGTTGagagaagaatataaaatttcaCATTGTCTCTTCCTTTCCAGATCTAGACCTCTTCCTCTCCCAGAGATAAccactgtctttctttctttccttcctttttttcccccccttttgcCACAGAACAcgtgggaatctgcctgcaatgcaggagacgctggttcgattcctggagaatcccctggagaaggaaatggcaacccactccagtattcttgcctggagaattccatggactgtatagtccatggggtcgcaaagagttggacatggctgggcaactttcactttcaaggtggtctgagccaccagggaagccctaaatcccaggcctggtgggctacagtccgtggggttgaaagagtcagacatgacttagtgactaaaccagcaccaccatgtaggatttagggcttccctggtggctcagacagtaaagaatctgcctgcaatgtaggagacttggtttcgatccctggatcgggaaggtctcctggaggagaaaatcgcaacccactccagtattctcgcctggggaatcccatggacagaggagcctggtgggctacagtccatggggtcacaaagagtcagaaacgactgaggtACTGAGAACGCACaaacatgtgggattttagttccctgaccagggattgaacccacactctctgcagtgaaagcacagattcttttattattattattattattattattaattggtttatttttggctgtgctcagtctttattgctgctcatgggctttctctagttgcagtgctcggcttctcattgcagtggcttctcttgttgcagagcacagactccagagcgccggggcttcagtggttgtggtgcacgggcttagctgctctgtggcacgtggaattTTCCCGTACCAGAGATTGaccccgtgtcccctgcattggcaggtggattcttatgcACTGGAAAGTCCATTCTTTTCCACTGGAAAGTCCctgatataaatttttttaaggccctttcttattttttaattttaaatctatttattttaattggaggctaattactttacaatattgtattggttctgccacacatcaacatgaatctgccatgggtgtacacgtgtaccccctcccacctccctccccgtaccatccctccgggtcatcccagtgcaccagccccaagcatcctgtattgaacctggactggtgatttgtttcttatatgatattatacatgtttcagtgtcattcccccaaatcaccccaccctctccctctcccacagagtccaaaagactgttctatacatctgtgtctcttttgctatctcgcatacagggttatcgttaccatctttccaaattccgtatatatgcgttagtatactgtattggtgtttttctttctggcttacttcactctgtata is from Bos indicus isolate NIAB-ARS_2022 breed Sahiwal x Tharparkar chromosome 18, NIAB-ARS_B.indTharparkar_mat_pri_1.0, whole genome shotgun sequence and encodes:
- the LOC109571745 gene encoding uncharacterized protein — encoded protein: MFWLPPLLVLLGALAVPEGTTKTCPVCPLLGNCIEKTCPPAQDACLLSQLQLANGTVIKNGSCVAPGDCRKDVYSLTYGPGLSLWIRTACCEDNCSSVTPQEARPRAQPNGLQCHYGPGNKLAQCDSLSVMNCTGNQTVCFTLSGTWHGGTPQTLKGCATPEICHLQANTTLGPEGSGFRLITKPECSHVTPTTQPGPYTAHSKVKVTTCFTCSDLHHCNPLPCTEDRNHCLQTVGITVLGATNSVAWRNGSCVASKDCTPANSISALTYSTGFGFWVNTTCCQGNCQEPGPLAALPASSTLSKFVCPTYPGGHSGPCSPSFYMQCPSRETECIHVNLVSEVGGRNLSVRGCGTRDLCQEEGFPVLPGHRLAGRPVCNARQRAILDPKCHSGAALGLRLALPVLTVALGTATLS